A portion of the Parasteatoda tepidariorum isolate YZ-2023 chromosome 5, CAS_Ptep_4.0, whole genome shotgun sequence genome contains these proteins:
- the LOC139425576 gene encoding zinc finger BED domain-containing protein 4-like codes for YLTIRDGGSNIVKAVNDLNLESESCFLHNLHLIVSDALNSQRALKDIIALGRRIVGHFNHSSLACSKFKEIQEKQLHIQYKKLVQDVSTRWNSTFYMLNRLQELQNAISIYANGNNEIQNFSSYQWTLIENCIKLLQPFEEITKQISSSKSLISEVIPMVVTLQRYLLKSAEVSGIGTMKEALEKNIHKRFSTIQLNKHYSLATILDPQYKTLFFDKDRSYDEVVKSLLLSLMKEKASEFFKSSENVNNSKSIAKYSSSENSHKSTEGEECVFISVWDVFSEITNNSNINNKITDTDKNELTSVQELNKYISLPVIERKESPLNWWEKNQNNFPILSKLVYKYLSPPASSVYSERLFSEAGIIYEQRRNRILPKNAEQLLFLHLNLSILKNDKLA; via the coding sequence TATCTGACCATTCGTGATGGTGgttcaaatattgtaaaagcCGTAAATGATCTCAATTTAGAAAGTGAATCttgttttttacataatttgcatttaattgtaAGCGATGCATTAAATTCCCAAAGAGCATTAAAGGATATCATTGCTCTAGGAAGAAGAATTGTTGGCCATTTCAATCATTCTTCTTTAgcttgttcaaaatttaaagaaatacaagAAAAACAGTTACatatacaatacaaaaaattagtGCAGGATGTTTCAACAAGATGGAACAGTACATTTTACATGTTGAACCGCTTACAAGAATTACAAAATGCTATATCCATCTATGCGAATGGAAACAATGAAATTCAGAACTTTTCATCATATCAGTGgactttaattgaaaattgtataaaattgctTCAACCATTTGAAGAAATAACTAAACAGATAAGTAgttcaaaatcattaatttctgAAGTTATTCCTATGGTTGTAACTTTACAACGATATTTGTTAAAATCTGCTGAAGTTTCTGGAATTGGAACAATGAAAgaagcattagaaaaaaatatacataaacgTTTTTCGACAATACAGTTGAACAAACATTATTCACTGGCAACGATTTTGGACCCACAAtataaaacactgttttttgaTAAAGATCGGAGTTATGATGAAGTTGTGAAATCTTTATTACTTTCATTAATGAAGGAGAAAgcatctgaattttttaaatcgtcAGAAAATGTGAACAATAGTAAGTCAATCGCAAAATATTCAAGTTCTGAAAATTCTCACAAGTCAACTGAAGGTGAAGAATGtgtatttatttctgtttgggatgttttctcagaaataactaacaacagtaatataaataataaaattactgataCTGACAAAAATGAGTTAACGTCAGTGCAGgagttgaataaatatatttcattaccaGTTATTGAAAGGAAAGAATCACCACTCAACTggtgggaaaaaaatcaaaataattttcccatattatcaaaattagtcTATAAATATCTATCTCCTCCTGCAAGCAGTGTTTATAGTGAGAGGCTGTTCTCTGAAGCAGGCATTATTTATGAGCAAAGAAGAAACAGAATTTTGCCAAAAAATGCTGAACAATTGCTTTTTTTGCATCTCAATTTatcgattttgaaaaatgataaattggcttaa